A window of the Desulfovibrio sp. UIB00 genome harbors these coding sequences:
- a CDS encoding efflux RND transporter periplasmic adaptor subunit, giving the protein MKKFRLWLLVPLGLTVLALGCTKEEVSGPAHAEVQYLVLGEEKLTLGSTLPGRVSALVTAEVRPQVDGIIIERLFEEGADIKKGQVLYRIDPAIYQAAHATARASLAEAKAAVTAIALLEKRQRTLIKQYAVSQQELDNSISQHGQARARVARAEAELETAAINLAYTEIKAPVSGRIGASAVTVGALVTANQSSPLAVIQQIDQVYIDMTQSSAEAIRLRRALAQGRISANGDTAKIRLTLEDGSPYTPVVTAAHAGESAWIQGDLLFSEISVAQSTGSIRLRAVVDNPDGLLLPGMYVKAAIEEGSVDKAVLIPQGAAFVNNTGGHSVYVLQKEGAEDGIFRLTRRDVSIDRAYGNRWIVGAGLSAGDLLVVEGFQKAAPGELVRGVPVQASQAKGAHAASATEVR; this is encoded by the coding sequence ATGAAAAAATTTCGACTGTGGCTGCTCGTGCCCTTGGGGCTGACGGTGCTCGCCCTTGGATGCACCAAGGAGGAGGTGTCTGGCCCAGCCCATGCCGAGGTGCAATACCTTGTGCTGGGTGAAGAAAAGCTGACCCTGGGCAGTACGCTGCCGGGGAGAGTGTCCGCGCTGGTGACGGCGGAGGTTCGGCCTCAGGTTGACGGCATTATCATTGAGCGCCTGTTTGAAGAGGGTGCCGATATAAAAAAAGGGCAGGTCTTGTACCGCATAGACCCGGCCATCTATCAGGCGGCCCACGCCACAGCCAGAGCATCGCTTGCTGAGGCAAAGGCCGCTGTTACCGCCATTGCCCTGCTGGAAAAACGCCAGCGGACGCTGATCAAGCAATACGCCGTCAGCCAGCAGGAGCTGGACAATTCCATCTCGCAGCACGGTCAGGCCCGCGCCCGCGTTGCCAGGGCGGAGGCTGAGCTTGAAACAGCGGCCATCAACCTCGCCTATACGGAAATAAAAGCCCCGGTGTCAGGCCGCATTGGGGCCTCTGCCGTTACGGTCGGCGCTCTGGTTACTGCCAACCAGTCGTCCCCTCTGGCCGTCATTCAGCAGATTGACCAAGTCTATATTGATATGACGCAATCCAGCGCGGAGGCTATCCGCCTGCGCCGCGCCCTTGCGCAGGGCCGCATATCCGCCAACGGCGATACAGCAAAAATCCGCCTGACGCTTGAAGACGGCTCGCCCTATACGCCAGTGGTCACAGCAGCGCATGCTGGCGAATCGGCCTGGATACAGGGCGACCTGCTGTTTTCTGAAATATCTGTGGCGCAGAGCACGGGGAGCATAAGGCTGAGGGCTGTGGTCGATAATCCTGACGGGCTGCTGCTGCCGGGCATGTACGTTAAGGCCGCTATTGAAGAAGGCTCGGTGGACAAGGCCGTGCTGATCCCGCAGGGGGCCGCCTTTGTGAACAACACTGGCGGGCACTCTGTTTACGTCTTGCAGAAAGAGGGCGCGGAAGACGGGATTTTTCGTCTGACGCGGCGCGATGTGAGCATTGACCGCGCATACGGCAACCGCTGGATTGTGGGCGCGGGCCTCAGCGCTGGCGACCTGCTGGTGGTTGAGGGCTTCCAGAAAGCGGCCCCCGGCGAGCTTGTTCGGGGCGTACCTGTGCAAGCATCGCAGGCCAAGGGCGCCCATGCGGCGTCTGCCACCGAGGTGCGGTAG